One Coffea arabica cultivar ET-39 chromosome 5e, Coffea Arabica ET-39 HiFi, whole genome shotgun sequence DNA segment encodes these proteins:
- the LOC113688563 gene encoding chitin elicitor receptor kinase 1: MNLFVAQRTSKPCYGGAIAGISLAVLGVLFFAACLYLVFDRKRKAHKISPKDQFNRAASDTAAKAPESIDVAKRASPSLAGVVVERSFEFWYEELAIATKDFSLANKIGEGGFGSVYYAELRGEKAAIKKMDLKAKREFVAELRVLTHVHHQNLVRLIGYCVKGSLFLVYEYIDNGNLSQHLRGSGCDTLSWSSRVQIAVDSARGLEYIHEHTTPAYIHRDIKSANILIDKDFRAKVADFGLSKLAEVKGLSLQSRLVGTFGYMAPEYANCGTVSPKVDVYAFGVMLYELISAKAAVVDGGSTTDTKGLVGLFEQVPILPDSNDDLRKLVDPRLGDNYPIESVSKMFQLAKLCTHKKPESRPSMRSVIVALMALSSPTKDSKIFVPHLETEILKYEYSMIKSMETEVLGSETFTVTSVESEPYTIEEGIED; the protein is encoded by the exons ATGAATCTTTTCGTGGCTCAAAGAACTTCCAAGCCCTGCTATG GTGGAGCTATTGCTGGGATATCTCTTGCAGTGCTTGGAGTGTTGTTTTTTGCAGCTTGCTTGTACCTTGTGTTTGACAGAAAGAGGAAGGCACACAAAATATCACCCAAAGATCAATTCAACCGAGCTGCTTCTG ATACTGCAGCTAAAGCTCCAGAGTCTATTGATGTTGCTAAAAGGGCTTCTCCAAGCCTTGCTGGAGTAGTTGTTGAGAGATCTTTTGAGTTCTGGTATGAAGAGCTTGCAATAGCTACTAAAGATTTCAGTTTGGCTAATAAGATAGGCGAAGGCGGCTTTGGCTCTGTTTATTATGCTGAGCTTAGGGGCGAG AAAGCAGCAATCAAGAAAATGGACTTGAAAGCAAAAAGAGAATTTGTTGCTGAACTTAGGGTTTTAACACATGTACATCATCAGAACCTG GTGCGCTTAATTGGATATTGTGTGAAGGGTTCCCTTTTTCTTGTATATGAGTACATTGACAATGGAAACTTGAGCCAGCATCTTCGAGGATCAG GGTGCGACACACTGTCGTGGTCCAGCAGGGTGCAGATTGCAGTGGATTCAGCAAGAGGTCTTGAGTACATTCATGAGCATACTACTCCTGCCTACATCCATCGTGACATTAAATCAGCAAACATTTTGATAGATAAAGATTTTCGTGCCAAG gttgcAGATTTTGGTTTATCAAAATTGGCTGAGGTCAAAGGTTTATCTTTGCAATCACGTCTTGTGGGCACGTTTGGCTACATGGCACCAGA GTATGCCAATTGTGGTACTGTTTCTCCTAAAGTTGATGTCTATGCCTTTGGTGTTATGCTTTATGAACTAATTTCGGCTAAGGCAGCTGTAGTTGATGGAGGCTCTACTACTGATACTAAGGGCCTTGTTGGTTTG TTTGAACAAGTTCCAATACTACCGGATTCAAATGATGATCTTCGCAAACTGGTTGACCCAAGACTTGGGGATAATTACCCAATCGAATCAGTCAGCAAG ATGTTTCAGCTAGCCAAACTTTGCACACATAAAAAACCTGAATCAAGGCCGAGCATGAGATCTGTTATCGTTGCATTAATGGCATTATCATCCCCCACAAAGGATTCTAAGATTTTTGTTCCTCATTTAGAAACTGAGATCTTGAAATACGAGTATTCTATGATCAAGTCTATGGAAACTGAAGTTCTGGGATCTGAGACTTTTACAGTTACATCTGTGGAATCTGAGCCTTATACAATagaagaaggaattgaggaTTAA